The sequence TCCTCTCATCCTCTCATTCTCTCATCCTCTCATTCTCTCAATCTCTCATCCTCTCAATCTCTCATCCTCAATCTTATCTTTTACTAACTAGTTTTAGGTATAAACTTTCTACTTTTTCTCTTGCCCAGGGAGTTTTTCTAAGGAATTTCAGACATGATTTTATCGAAGGATCCTTTTTAAAACAGTTTATGTTAATCATTAAACTCAATTCATTCCAGCCAATTTCTTTCTCTAAATATTCTAAAATATCTGCCAGTTTAACACCGTGCATAGGGTTGTTTACCTGGGTGTTTTTGCTGTTGTTCTCCATAGTTCTTAAGATATGCTATACCTATTTATCAAAGTTACGCAAAAAACCAGTAATCTTTTACCGGTTCCTTGCCCCATGATTCCAGTTGTTTTTTGATATCCTTTTTCCCTTCAGGTGATGATACAACAACCATTATTTGAGCATTGGCAATGTTTTCGATATCGTTAAAATGTTTCATTTTTACCCCG is a genomic window of Bacteroidota bacterium containing:
- a CDS encoding VF530 family protein, whose product is MENNSKNTQVNNPMHGVKLADILEYLEKEIGWNELSLMININCFKKDPSIKSCLKFLRKTPWAREKVESLYLKLVSKR